The nucleotide window TCTTCTTTCTTGCCGTGCCTGACTTTGCCGGTACCGCAAGTATTCTGCCGCTCATGGAGTCGCACCCCGACATCGTCAGGGCGGGACTCCAGCTCAAGGAACTCGGCAACGAGATCAGTACGGTCACTACCGGCCGCTGCACCCATCCGGTCAGCCTTGTAGTGGGAGGGCTCAGCAAGGCTCCGGACAAAGCAAAACTTACCGCTCTGCAGAAGATGATCCGGGAGAGAAAACCGCTGCTTGAAACCGCCTGTGCTTTTTTCAGGACACTTGCCATTCCGGAGTTCAGCCGGGAAACCGAGTTCATTTCCCTCTCCAACAGCACCAGCTACCCTTCGATCGGAGGAGATCTCGTTTCAAGCGACGGCATAAAGCGGGACGAGAATGAGTACCTGTTGATGACCAACGAGTACACAAAAGATTTTTCAACCTCGAAATTCACCCGGCTAAGCCGCGAAACCTCTGCTGCAGGGGCACTTGCCCGCTTCAACAACAGCAGCGCATTTCTGCACCCTGAAGCGCTGAAGGCGGCTGAAAGCTTCGGTCTCAGGCCGGTATGCCACAACCCCTTCATGAACAACATTGCGCAGCTTGTCGAGTGCGTGCATATTCTTGAGGATGCTGAGATGCTGATTGATTCACTCCTCGACTCGGAGCTGTCGGCAATCAAAACCCCGTGGAAAGCGCAGGCTGGTTCCGCCACCGGCGCCGTGGAAGCGCCGCGAGGGATACTCTACCACCATATGGAGACCGATTCAGAAGGCCGGGTGGTCAAAGCGGACTGCATCATTCCCACCACGCAGAACAATGCCAATATCGACCTTGATCTGAAGGCTATAGCGGAGTGGGCGCTTGAAAAGGGAAAAAATGACCGGGAGATCGAAAAGCTCTGCGAGATGGTGGTACGCTCATACGACCCCTGCATATCGTGCTCGGTGCACTAAACTTCCTGATCGGTCGGATCCGTCCAATCTGACCGATCCGACTGATCAATCAAATCTTTACAACCCCTTTGCACTCGGGAAAACCGGTGCAGCCCCAAAATTGTTTGCCCTCGTTTATTCCTGCCTTGGCCTTTCGCAACACCATGGGCTTAAGACATTGCGGACACGAGGGTATGGAATCGCCGGATTCCGGCTGCCGTGGAAGTTCCTCCCGCTTGCGAGCCCGCTCGACCAGACGGGCTGCAGCAAGTTGCTCACTGTAGCCTCCTTCTTCAACAAAGGCCGCCTCCAGCGCGGCAATCTGCCGGTCGAGCAGGTAATTCGCCTGATGGATAAGGCAGATAATCGCATTGGCCCGAACTTCAGGAGCGTCATGCTCCAGCCACGACGCATACAGCGCCCACCGTTCCTGATCGCCGAGCTCAGTCAGACCAGAGTGATCAGGACGGCTTTGCCTGAACCGTTTCGGCAGATCGCGAACGGCATTCGCTTCCTGGCTCGAAGGCGACCATTGCTTCAGATGCCGGTGACGCAGATAGTCCTCAAAATCAAGCAAAAGCTCCTCAAGGCTGGCCCGAGCAACATTGATCAGCCGGAGTTCTGTCTGTGAGGAGGTTGCCGCAGCACGGCTTCCTTCAGCAATGTTCTGTCGTCCTGAACGTGCCGCCTGGATCATCTGGTCCAGCGTCCGCGATCTCGAATCAATGAACTTCTCACAAAACCAGTAGGTAGCATCGTAGATCAGGGTAGCCGTCTGAAAACCGGCGGTCTTACGATAACCGCCGCTCGGTCGCAGCTTTTTCATAGGGATTATGCTGAGAAAATGAGAATTTCTTTAGGGCAACTCTATGAATTTGTTCCGCGATTTGATCACAATCAAAGTGATCTGTCCGATCTGTCTGATCCAGGAAAAGTCGACAGCAAAACCGGTACATTTATACAAGAAATATACGTCATATTCTCAAACAATCAAAACCTGCTGCGTCTTTCCAACAACACAGAACATCAAGATCTGTCAGATCTGTCCGATCCGACCGATCTGATAAATCAGACAATCTCAACCAGTTCGATTTCGAAGGTGAGGGTCTGACCGGCAAGTGGGTGGTTGGCATCAAGTGTAACCGAGGTGTCGCTGAGATCGACCACCATTACGATAGCCTGCTGGCCGTCGGTAAGCCCGACCTGTAGCTGCTGACCGATTTCAAGCTCCATATCGGCAGGAAAGCGTTCGCGGTCAACGTCGGTAACCAGCTCCTTGCTGTGTACTCCGTAGGCATCCTCGGGAGCGATAACCGAGACCCTGATCTCTCCGGGAGCCATATCCATCACGGCGATGTCGAAACCGCGTATAACCTGTCCTCCACCAATGGTAAACTCAAGCGGCTCGCGATCAGCCGATGTGTCGAACATGGTGCCGTCATCCAGCGTTCCGGTATAGTGTACTTTTACAATATCTCCCTCTTTGGCTTTAGCCATGCGTCCTCCTTTTTAAACTGATCGAAACATTTACCTTATGCAACCCGGACCTCTGCCGGCAGGCTATCACCTTTCCCGCTGAGGAGAAAGGGATGGCCCGGCGCAGGCAACGATCAGAATAGTCTGCGAAGCTAAGGGAAAAAAACAAAAAATCCACATTTTTTTATAGCACCACTACTGGCACCGCTATAAATTGTAATGTGCGATTTGAGTGCGAGGCGGACGGAGCGCAGAAACAGAAATGTACACGTTGTACTTGAGGATTTCGAGCACCGCCAAACGAAGCAATCGAATCGCGGAATAGATTTATTGCGGATGCCTATGCTTCACCCGGCGGCATATTCCGCTCCATCTCCATCCTCAGTTTCGGCAAACCTTCAGGGAAGTTGGCCCTTAGAAACTCGATAAGCGCTTCGCGCACAAAGCAGCGCAGCTCCCAGAGATCCGAAGAGTTGGCCGCACTGACAAGCGCCCGCATCTGAACCGATCGCTCCGTAGTATTGGTCACATGCAGCTTGACAACCCGCCTGTCCCAGAGCGGCGTCAAAGCAACAATGCGCTCAAGCTCTGTTCGTATTGTGTCAGGCGGGATGAGGTAGTCCATGGAAAAGAGAACCGTACCGAGCAACTCAGGAGAAGTGCGGGTCCAGTTCTGAAAGGGACGGTCGATAAACCAGGTGATGGGGACAATCAGGCGGCGCTGATCCCAGAGCTGCACAACCACATAGGTAAGGGTTATCTCATCAATGCGACCCCACTCATTTTCAACGACCACAACATCACCGATGCTGATTGGCTGGGTTATGGCAATCTGGATCCCCGCCACGAGGGTCGCAAGACTCTTCTGGGCGGCAAAACCGAGGATGACACCGGCAATACCTGCCGAAGCAAGAATGCTCAGCCCTACCTGACGAACCGTATCAAAGGTCATCAGCACCGACGAAACACCGAGAAGAACAATCAGCACATTGAGAATCTTGCGCGCAAGGCTGACATGGGTGGAGATTTTCCTGGCCGCCTCATTTTCCCGGACTCTGGAGGAATAGTGCAGCAAAACAATGTGTTCAAAGACCCTGAAGAGGCGCATCATGAACCATGCGACGGCAATAACGGCGACGATGAGCAAAGCGTGGCGCAGAATTTCATGCAGCTCCGCGGGGAGTGCAATGGAGTGCAGCAGTGCGGAGAGAGCAATGAGGGTGACGAGCATCCTGAACGGCCATGCCATCAGCTCATAGGGAACCGTGATCCCCTTGAGTGAGAGGCGGACAGCGGCAATGACTTTCCTGAAAAGCGTGTTCGCTGCCAGATAAAAAAGAGTGGCAAGCAGTAAAATAACTGCAGGAATGAGGTATGGGCTCTGTAACAAACTCAAAAATTCCGCTACACTCTCCATAGGCACAAAACTATTGGCTGATTCCGGGCCTGGCAGCCCGGATATGCTGTTTGCTTAACCCTTAAGCCGTGCAAATTCACTCTTCGAGCGGCTCACACAATCCTCAATAGCCATACCGCCGAAATAGTTGCCGGTCAAAAGCAGATTCTTTTTGGCGGAAAGCATGCTCTCCATCCTGTCGAGCCACTGGTGGTGGCCGAGACGGAGCGTCGGTACGGTGTTGATTTTTGCCTCCGTGTGCTCGATTTTCGACATGCTGACACCGAGCACCTCGGTAATACGCGCTCTTTTGGTCTTGTCGTCAAGGCCAGGCTTGAAATGAAAGGTAAAACCACGAAAATTCTCATCAGCCACCGTATCACGTGACACGACCGAATAGAAGATATCATTCGGAGAGATAAGCGCAGCGACCGGTTTGAGTGAGATATTTGCCTTTTGTACGATAACACCGACAGAATCAACCTCAGCAGCTTTGAGCTGACCGAGATGGCTTGCTATATCAGGGTTAATATCCCGCAACAGTGATGCAGAGACTGCGGAAGGAGTAGCAAGAACAACTGTTTTGGCAGAATATGCACCACCATCATCGCCGCCCCTGATAATATAGCGGCCATCAACATACTCGATCGAACTCACCTCGCGGCTTGTAAAGATGTTCAGGCCGTTGGTTGCAGCAATCACCTTTGCTACGCTCTGGAGTCCATGAGTAAAGGTATAGTTTTTAAGCACATCCTTGCGTTTCTCCCTGCTTTTGAACATCATGTCAGCAGGGAAATCGTCGGTTGGCTGGGAGGGAACCGCATTAAAAAAGTGGCTGATCACCTCATTATAGTTCTTCTCCCCTACAATTTTTGAATAGTAGGACCTGACACTCTGGCCGGTTTTCTTCAGCTTGAAGAGATTTGGAGCCGCAAAAAGCAGTTCCGGAATATTGATCTGGGAGACAATCGATTTGACTTTGCCGTCAATATAGAGGGAGAAAGGAACCTTTTCGCGCGGAATGATCGTATTCATGATTCCGCTCTCTTCAACAATATCAAGCAGATTCTGGTAAGAGCTGTAACAGGTGTGGGCTCCAAGTTCCAGCCAGAATTTCTTCCCGTTTGCATGGTACTGGTGGGAAGCGAAAGAACCTCCGGTAGTGTCGTTTTTTTCGAGCAGCGTCGTTTTCAGACCGGCCTTCACGCAATAGTAGGCAAGGCTCAGACCACTGATTCCGCCGCCGACAACAACGACATCGTTTTGCATCATAAATGCCAAAGTATTTCAGGGTAAAGGGGTTAACAAAACAGGAGCGGCCGGATAAAAAAGAATCCCCGCCTCTCGCCACTAACTATACAACATTTTCGGTAGCAATTTAGCGAAAACAGTGAAGATCACCGCTGAAAAAATTGAGCATTGACCATGTCCCGGCAGCAGAGGAGGCAAAAAACAGATCCTGACCGGATTCTGTTACCCTCACGCCTGCTGTTCATCATCACGATAGTTCTGCGAATAACGCACATAGTTCTCCGGCGACTCCTCGATATTTCGCCGCTCCGCTTCTGTTATCGGCCTCATAACCTTTGCCGGAACACCGGCAACCAGCATTCCGGATGGCACCGTAAAGCCCTGCCGGACAAGCGAACCTGCGGCAACAATAGACCAGGGCTCAACAACACAGTCATCAAGCAGAACCGCACCCATACCGATCAGCACATAATCCCTGACCGTACAGGCATGCAGTACCGCACCGTGACCTATCGTCACACAGTTTCCTATGTTCAGCGGACCGGTATCATGGGTCACATGAAGGGTTGCATTATCCTGCACACTGGTTTTCTCGCCGATACGGATCGGGCAGACATCGCCCCGCACTACAGCATTGAACCAGATACTTGAAAGCGCACCGATCTCAACATCACCGATAACAAATGAGCCTTCGGTCATAAAAACCGTCTCATGTAACATCGGCCATACACCCTTGTAAGGCATTACTTTTCCCATCTACACAAAAAGAATTGACTTAAAAAAACTTCACCACTATAAAAAACAGATGCCAGAGAAATAACCCTGAAAAAAAAATTGCAGCCGAAACTATCAACCGATTTTCAGCCCCTTATTTTCTGCTAAAACCGGGCATAACCTTTGCTTATAAATATATAAAAGCAGAGCCATTACCTGCAATGCGCAGGGAAAACCCAACGAAAAACCAGGATAGTACGCCGAAAAACAAACGAATTTAATAAAGATCTTTTAACATTAATGTCACACGTTGACTCTTGGTAATATTAAAAAGTTTGATGAATATTAAATTATTGCAATCAGTTTAACTCCATTTGAACCGCAGTGCGCGCCATGATGAAAAAAAACGGTAACTCATGCATATCGTGCGCCCATTGTTCTGCTCCTGCAGAAAGATACCGGTTGCACGTCTATCTCCGGCAACTCTGCCTTACTGCGCTCTGCGCTCTTGTTGTTTCACCGGCATCACCATATGATGCAAAGGCGAAATCAAGACATGGAAAACACGTCAGCTCAAGGCACCATCTCCGCACAAGATCAAGATATCAATCAGAGCCGCAAAATGCTGTTGACGTGTTCCGGCAAGCATCAAAAAGCGTCGTAGCTATCTACAATTATGGTGACAACGGCAACCTGCAAAGTCTGGGTAGCGGTATTGTGCTGCCATCAGGGGATGTGGCGACCAATTATCATGTAATAGAAAAAGCCGGCAGGATAACGGTGATCTATCAGGGAAAAGAGTATCCGGCAAAACCGAGATATATTGACCGCTTCAGGGATCTATGCTCACTTGACACGCCCGGCCTTCAAGCTTTACACGTCAGATTGGGCAATACCAAAACGCTCAGCGTTGGAGCAAAAGTCTATGCCATAGGCTCTCCAAAGGGACTGGAACTCACCTTTTCTGACGGACTTGTCTCCCGCTTGCGTGAAGTTGAAAAAGGGTATTATATCCAGACAACTGCTCCTATTTCACTTGGATCGAGCGGAGGCGGGCTGTTTGATGAAAATGGTCGTCTGATCGGTTTACCCACCTATTTTCTCAATCAGGGTCAGCAGCTGAATTTCGCACTGCCTGTCGAGTGGATTATTGATCTGCCCAACCGCCATGCGGCTCAAACCAAAACAAATGAACTTGCAACCGAATGGGTGAATAAAGTAAATGCCGAAGTGGAGCAGCAGGATTGGATCTCTCTGCTTAATATCTGCCAGCGCTGGTCAACTGCACAGCCACAAAACTGCTCATCCTGGAGATACCTGGGGTATGCCTATATCCAGAATGGAGACTTGTCAAAGGCGATTCCTGCCTATCAGGAAGCTGTACGGATCAATCCCGCCAATGCTCATTATTGGTCTGATCTGGGAGCGGCCTATGGACGTGCTGGTCAGCAAACCAAAAAAATCGAAGCCTATCTGCAGGCAGTCTCTCTTGATCCTGATCTGG belongs to Candidatus Chlorobium masyuteum and includes:
- a CDS encoding tetratricopeptide repeat protein, with product MMKKNGNSCISCAHCSAPAERYRLHVYLRQLCLTALCALVVSPASPYDAKAKSRHGKHVSSRHHLRTRSRYQSEPQNAVDVFRQASKSVVAIYNYGDNGNLQSLGSGIVLPSGDVATNYHVIEKAGRITVIYQGKEYPAKPRYIDRFRDLCSLDTPGLQALHVRLGNTKTLSVGAKVYAIGSPKGLELTFSDGLVSRLREVEKGYYIQTTAPISLGSSGGGLFDENGRLIGLPTYFLNQGQQLNFALPVEWIIDLPNRHAAQTKTNELATEWVNKVNAEVEQQDWISLLNICQRWSTAQPQNCSSWRYLGYAYIQNGDLSKAIPAYQEAVRINPANAHYWSDLGAAYGRAGQQTKKIEAYLQAVSLDPDLENSWINLGIAYNDTGNSEKSLNAYQQALRISPDNAGSWTQLGIIYGRIGRQDKQIESFQKAVRINPDYSNAWLNLGSAYQKTGQFAKAIEAFKQAVRINPENSDGWLKLGFSYRDMSQFTKALESYQQAVRINPQNSNAWVCLGVAHGTAFNETEELSAYQEALRINPENNIALFNLGHDYLEHGHQSKSMEVYSRLKVAEPELARIFFTDFNHLFYPNIPH
- a CDS encoding Ni/Fe hydrogenase subunit alpha, whose protein sequence is MKRDYTIAIHHLTRVEGHANITITVREGQLIEARWAVVETPRFFEVMLKGMSAERVPFLTSRICGICSISHALASIRALERAMHIMPPAVAEKTRLLAMHGETLQSHALHLFFLAVPDFAGTASILPLMESHPDIVRAGLQLKELGNEISTVTTGRCTHPVSLVVGGLSKAPDKAKLTALQKMIRERKPLLETACAFFRTLAIPEFSRETEFISLSNSTSYPSIGGDLVSSDGIKRDENEYLLMTNEYTKDFSTSKFTRLSRETSAAGALARFNNSSAFLHPEALKAAESFGLRPVCHNPFMNNIAQLVECVHILEDAEMLIDSLLDSELSAIKTPWKAQAGSATGAVEAPRGILYHHMETDSEGRVVKADCIIPTTQNNANIDLDLKAIAEWALEKGKNDREIEKLCEMVVRSYDPCISCSVH
- a CDS encoding FKBP-type peptidyl-prolyl cis-trans isomerase, which produces MAKAKEGDIVKVHYTGTLDDGTMFDTSADREPLEFTIGGGQVIRGFDIAVMDMAPGEIRVSVIAPEDAYGVHSKELVTDVDRERFPADMELEIGQQLQVGLTDGQQAIVMVVDLSDTSVTLDANHPLAGQTLTFEIELVEIV
- a CDS encoding protoporphyrinogen/coproporphyrinogen oxidase, which encodes MMQNDVVVVGGGISGLSLAYYCVKAGLKTTLLEKNDTTGGSFASHQYHANGKKFWLELGAHTCYSSYQNLLDIVEESGIMNTIIPREKVPFSLYIDGKVKSIVSQINIPELLFAAPNLFKLKKTGQSVRSYYSKIVGEKNYNEVISHFFNAVPSQPTDDFPADMMFKSREKRKDVLKNYTFTHGLQSVAKVIAATNGLNIFTSREVSSIEYVDGRYIIRGGDDGGAYSAKTVVLATPSAVSASLLRDINPDIASHLGQLKAAEVDSVGVIVQKANISLKPVAALISPNDIFYSVVSRDTVADENFRGFTFHFKPGLDDKTKRARITEVLGVSMSKIEHTEAKINTVPTLRLGHHQWLDRMESMLSAKKNLLLTGNYFGGMAIEDCVSRSKSEFARLKG
- a CDS encoding four helix bundle suffix domain-containing protein, with the translated sequence MKKLRPSGGYRKTAGFQTATLIYDATYWFCEKFIDSRSRTLDQMIQAARSGRQNIAEGSRAAATSSQTELRLINVARASLEELLLDFEDYLRHRHLKQWSPSSQEANAVRDLPKRFRQSRPDHSGLTELGDQERWALYASWLEHDAPEVRANAIICLIHQANYLLDRQIAALEAAFVEEGGYSEQLAAARLVERARKREELPRQPESGDSIPSCPQCLKPMVLRKAKAGINEGKQFWGCTGFPECKGVVKI
- a CDS encoding mechanosensitive ion channel family protein, translating into MESVAEFLSLLQSPYLIPAVILLLATLFYLAANTLFRKVIAAVRLSLKGITVPYELMAWPFRMLVTLIALSALLHSIALPAELHEILRHALLIVAVIAVAWFMMRLFRVFEHIVLLHYSSRVRENEAARKISTHVSLARKILNVLIVLLGVSSVLMTFDTVRQVGLSILASAGIAGVILGFAAQKSLATLVAGIQIAITQPISIGDVVVVENEWGRIDEITLTYVVVQLWDQRRLIVPITWFIDRPFQNWTRTSPELLGTVLFSMDYLIPPDTIRTELERIVALTPLWDRRVVKLHVTNTTERSVQMRALVSAANSSDLWELRCFVREALIEFLRANFPEGLPKLRMEMERNMPPGEA
- a CDS encoding gamma carbonic anhydrase family protein, translated to MGKVMPYKGVWPMLHETVFMTEGSFVIGDVEIGALSSIWFNAVVRGDVCPIRIGEKTSVQDNATLHVTHDTGPLNIGNCVTIGHGAVLHACTVRDYVLIGMGAVLLDDCVVEPWSIVAAGSLVRQGFTVPSGMLVAGVPAKVMRPITEAERRNIEESPENYVRYSQNYRDDEQQA